The Impatiens glandulifera chromosome 8, dImpGla2.1, whole genome shotgun sequence genome includes a window with the following:
- the LOC124911846 gene encoding nascent polypeptide-associated complex subunit beta-like: MNVEKLMKMAGAVRTGGKGSMRRKKKAVHKTTTTDDKRLQSTLKRIGVNAIPAIEEVNIFKDDVVIQFTNPKVQASIAANTWVVSGSPQTKNLQDILPGIINQLGPDNLDNLRKLAEQFQKQAPPPPSGAALEEDDDDVPELVAGETFEAVAAAAEEEAKV; the protein is encoded by the exons ATGAATGTCGAGAAGCTTATGAAGATGGCTGGTGCCGTACGCACTGGTGGGAAAGGAAGCATGAGAAG GAAGAAGAAGGCTGTACATAAAACAACTACTACAGATGACAAAAGGCTTCAAAGCACTCTGAAGAGAATAGGGGTGAATGCTATCCCTGCAATTGAAGAAGTGAACATATTCAAGGATGATGTAGTTATCCAGTTCACTAACCCCAAAG ttCAAGCTTCTATTGCTGCCAACACCTGGGTTGTTAGTGGTTCACCTCAAACAAAGA ATTTGCAAGACATTCTTCCTGGAATTATTAATCAGTTGG GTCCTGATAATCTAGACAATTTAAGGAAATTAGCGGAGCAGTTCCAGAAGCAAGCACCACCACCGCCATCCGGTGCAGCtcttgaagaggatgatgacgATGTCCCTGAACTTGTAGCTGGTGAGACCTTCGAGGCTGTTGCTGCTGCTGCAGAGGAGGAAGCCAAGGTTTGA